A part of Paenibacillus sp. IHBB 10380 genomic DNA contains:
- a CDS encoding helix-turn-helix domain-containing protein translates to MYYTEFNSIAASVHAFYVPIQAIRLSEEYLLSMKDEELHHHAIIVIWGGSGFLKANHTEYELNRGKVFFLGSTSRISISSTSRLEGLLLHYKCLSREDSPLQEPFLPNSVLEHCPDKIMILADQLHGAWVEQQMDNPFQLQQLFTALMAELHSEMKARQNLESSWLERALAYIDNHFCEELTREHLARLAGVSPEHFSRSFRKSTGQTFNEYITLLRIRSAQQQLLTRTTDLNTLALNVGYKEGTYLSRKFKQLVGLSPTIYHRKTKRVVSMTFNHTAALWTLGVVPELGMYSSWLQSVKNVTFDQNMEPYRKSASMIYDAIAAAEPDVIINYNTLEENRPLISLAPIIELPFMTMDWREQFRIIADVVDKRGQAEEWLAHYAKKINEVNTQLDHYIGPRGTAIVWEIGSGVAYCFSSSYGRGCHILYEDLGFHLPAALLEEDILHLGYIETPIETMASYSADHIFIVSTPSEPTQITRMHRLFQSEAWLSLEAVRLNRVYLLDQTDLFYGFDPLSSQVQLRELSRVLTS, encoded by the coding sequence ATGTACTACACTGAATTCAACAGCATTGCAGCATCTGTGCATGCCTTTTATGTTCCTATACAGGCAATACGCTTATCCGAAGAGTATCTGTTATCAATGAAAGATGAAGAGCTGCATCATCATGCGATTATTGTCATCTGGGGCGGAAGCGGATTTCTCAAAGCCAACCATACGGAATATGAGTTAAACCGGGGGAAGGTGTTCTTCCTTGGTAGCACATCCAGAATCAGTATATCTTCCACATCCAGATTAGAGGGCTTACTGCTGCATTATAAATGCCTGAGCAGAGAAGATTCTCCCTTACAGGAACCGTTCCTGCCGAACAGTGTGTTAGAGCACTGCCCCGACAAAATTATGATACTTGCAGACCAGCTTCATGGAGCATGGGTTGAACAACAAATGGATAATCCGTTCCAGCTGCAACAGCTATTCACCGCACTGATGGCAGAGTTACATAGCGAGATGAAGGCAAGACAAAACCTTGAAAGTAGTTGGCTAGAGCGGGCGCTCGCCTACATTGACAACCATTTCTGCGAAGAGCTAACCAGGGAGCACTTGGCCAGACTAGCTGGTGTCAGTCCCGAGCATTTTTCCCGCTCGTTTCGCAAGTCAACGGGTCAAACTTTCAACGAATATATCACCCTACTGCGGATTCGCAGCGCCCAACAGCAGCTGTTAACTCGAACGACGGATTTGAACACTCTGGCGTTGAATGTAGGGTACAAGGAAGGTACCTACTTAAGCCGAAAATTTAAACAGCTGGTCGGCTTGTCCCCTACCATCTATCACCGCAAGACGAAACGAGTAGTTTCCATGACGTTCAACCATACCGCCGCTTTGTGGACGCTTGGGGTAGTCCCGGAACTCGGCATGTATTCCTCCTGGCTGCAAAGTGTAAAGAATGTCACTTTCGATCAAAATATGGAACCGTACCGGAAAAGCGCCTCTATGATCTATGATGCGATTGCCGCAGCTGAGCCGGATGTTATTATCAACTATAATACGCTGGAGGAGAACAGACCTCTGATTTCGCTGGCGCCTATTATTGAGCTCCCCTTCATGACGATGGATTGGCGCGAGCAGTTCCGCATCATTGCCGATGTCGTAGACAAACGGGGTCAGGCTGAGGAATGGCTAGCGCATTATGCGAAAAAAATTAATGAAGTAAACACGCAGCTTGATCATTATATCGGACCGAGGGGAACCGCCATCGTTTGGGAAATCGGATCAGGTGTCGCCTACTGCTTCAGTAGCAGCTATGGAAGGGGCTGCCACATTTTATATGAAGACCTTGGCTTTCATCTTCCCGCAGCACTGCTTGAAGAAGACATTCTGCACTTGGGGTATATTGAGACTCCAATTGAAACGATGGCTTCTTATTCTGCCGACCATATTTTTATAGTTTCTACGCCCTCAGAACCAACGCAAATTACACGTATGCACCGCTTGTTCCAATCCGAGGCGTGGCTCTCTTTGGAAGCAGTTCGATTAAATCGAGTTTATCTGTTGGATCAGACGGATCTGTTTTACGGTTTTGATCCCTTGTCTTCACAGGTACAACTGCGGGAGCTCTCCCGCGTACTGACATCATAA
- a CDS encoding ABC transporter substrate-binding protein — protein sequence MFNLYYMKQRLILPLLLLLTVLVSACGTTGTTATNQSDSQTEVNPAQSSGSTSNDVKAVNEDSNAVKTITTVNGDIEVPVHPKRIVAEEYLGSLIALDVIPVGAPGLTLENYYFKDALKGVEGTGTYGQVSPEKLISLEPDLIISGMADSYEQLSKIAPTIIIPYGTLKNAHEELTYFGELFGKEKEAEAWLDNYDQQISAAKAKVDKAIPADATFSILEVGNKTLLTYGDNFGRGGQPIFQAFGRKPPAAVADEIMEKQWAELSTELLDKYAGDYLVVTSNELTLDDLKADPIWSKLPAMKNGHVYVWPEERSWYYDPIAVLSQTEELANWLTGEN from the coding sequence TTGTTTAATCTATATTATATGAAGCAGCGGCTGATCCTGCCGTTACTACTTCTGCTTACCGTACTCGTATCCGCATGCGGAACTACGGGAACGACAGCTACCAATCAGTCGGACAGCCAAACAGAGGTGAACCCGGCTCAGAGCTCTGGATCTACCAGCAATGATGTCAAGGCGGTAAATGAAGATAGCAATGCAGTTAAGACGATCACCACGGTGAACGGCGATATCGAAGTTCCCGTTCATCCTAAACGGATTGTCGCCGAGGAATATCTGGGCAGCCTGATTGCCCTTGATGTGATTCCGGTCGGAGCTCCCGGGCTGACACTTGAAAATTATTATTTTAAAGACGCGCTCAAGGGTGTAGAAGGTACCGGAACTTATGGGCAAGTGTCACCTGAGAAACTCATTTCTCTAGAGCCGGACTTGATTATTTCAGGAATGGCGGATAGCTATGAGCAATTAAGCAAAATTGCTCCGACCATTATCATTCCTTACGGAACGTTGAAAAATGCCCACGAAGAGCTGACCTATTTCGGGGAGCTGTTCGGCAAGGAAAAAGAAGCAGAAGCTTGGCTGGACAATTATGATCAGCAGATTTCAGCAGCCAAAGCTAAGGTGGATAAGGCTATTCCGGCAGATGCTACCTTCTCGATCCTCGAAGTTGGCAATAAAACGTTATTGACCTATGGCGATAACTTCGGCCGCGGTGGACAACCCATCTTTCAGGCATTTGGCCGCAAGCCACCCGCAGCCGTAGCGGATGAAATTATGGAGAAGCAATGGGCAGAGTTGTCGACGGAATTACTTGATAAATACGCTGGAGATTATCTGGTTGTAACCTCCAATGAGCTCACCTTGGACGATCTCAAGGCTGATCCGATCTGGAGCAAACTACCGGCCATGAAAAATGGCCATGTCTATGTTTGGCCAGAGGAGCGTTCCTGGTATTATGACCCAATCGCAGTTCTGTCCCAAACCGAGGAGCTGGCAAACTGGCTTACAGGCGAGAACTAA
- a CDS encoding GNAT family N-acetyltransferase has product MYSKSMVHGMELTSEDFYQVADCFEALKQHISIKGVITGFISGRVFLSNDGTTAVLTSPQGIFLGGSPKNSPFFEEVNNLFKLELLPALASDGQLDYVLFYPSNETWKGALEVIMKDLLPMRSGRMTYTHDLNSIDAHLDDYIVPINGDFLKRMDIVGLCGVISEILGGWSSLETYEDKGWGCAAIQDTDEGPTIVSWCLTDWVVGNECELGIQTDKSYRGKGWARKTALGVLSLAKERGITRVGWQCWSDNIGSQRTALSVGFMLLADFPVLFGWNISLNNLLVNGNHYMRGDIKYGVDRDYARAAWSYAHALDIGWDWNGDVALYWNAACLFYLIGETERAKHYYSKAVEKGWKDIHQPHYHEHVYREEDSEQIAHILAEACQ; this is encoded by the coding sequence ATGTATTCCAAGAGCATGGTTCACGGAATGGAACTCACTAGCGAGGATTTTTATCAAGTAGCAGATTGTTTTGAAGCGTTGAAGCAGCATATATCCATTAAAGGTGTTATTACAGGCTTTATATCCGGTAGAGTTTTCTTGTCTAATGACGGTACAACAGCAGTACTGACAAGTCCTCAAGGTATTTTTCTGGGGGGGAGTCCGAAGAATAGTCCATTTTTTGAAGAAGTTAATAATCTGTTCAAATTGGAGCTGTTACCCGCGCTTGCGTCGGATGGTCAGTTAGACTATGTTTTGTTTTATCCATCGAATGAGACTTGGAAAGGTGCTCTAGAGGTGATTATGAAAGATTTATTGCCGATGAGAAGTGGGCGAATGACTTATACTCACGATCTCAATAGTATAGATGCCCACCTTGATGATTATATTGTTCCAATAAATGGAGATTTTTTGAAGAGAATGGATATAGTGGGGCTTTGTGGTGTAATAAGTGAAATTCTAGGGGGATGGTCTTCATTAGAGACTTATGAGGACAAAGGTTGGGGATGTGCAGCTATACAAGATACGGATGAGGGTCCGACCATTGTCAGCTGGTGCCTTACGGATTGGGTAGTTGGGAATGAGTGCGAGCTTGGCATTCAAACGGATAAAAGCTATCGAGGTAAAGGCTGGGCACGTAAGACGGCATTAGGTGTGCTCTCCCTCGCAAAAGAGCGGGGTATAACTAGAGTGGGTTGGCAGTGTTGGTCAGACAATATAGGCTCGCAGAGAACAGCATTATCTGTAGGTTTCATGCTACTTGCAGATTTTCCAGTCCTGTTCGGGTGGAACATCTCCTTAAATAACCTTCTAGTCAACGGAAACCATTATATGCGCGGTGATATAAAGTATGGCGTGGATAGAGACTACGCTCGTGCAGCTTGGAGTTACGCACATGCGCTTGATATAGGCTGGGACTGGAATGGAGATGTAGCACTGTATTGGAACGCAGCCTGTTTGTTTTATTTGATCGGTGAGACGGAACGTGCAAAACATTATTACTCAAAGGCTGTCGAAAAGGGATGGAAGGACATTCATCAACCCCATTATCATGAACATGTCTACAGAGAAGAGGACAGCGAACAGATTGCTCATATTCTTGCTGAGGCATGTCAGTAA
- a CDS encoding ABC-F family ATP-binding cassette domain-containing protein has protein sequence MSVIRMENVTKKYEDTLIFRDIYFRVSKGERIGLIGRNGAGKSTVFKLIMGKEEPTAGKVELDPQVKISYFSQFSELSGGLSVQQELELCFEQVALIERELQEIGGKLGQVTDDAQMDQLLERQAELFEQMEHLDGWNVSVEIDTVLTKLGFDDRSRNQPVGELSGGWRNRAALAKVLIEMPDVVLLDEPTNFLDLEGLVWLEQWLHRFNGAMILVSHDRQFIDRVVTRTIEIENYHFQEYEGNYTDYIRKKKMRKKVLDRQFEWEEELLIMESEAIDNRSNKKTSKDRLSRKLADMKKRVDPHPVNVLITDIYENLRFPDKLCEVKGIGQTYDGRSIFENISFDIQKEDRLVIVGPNGSGKSTLIKVLTGQELPDSGDVIWERGVSYAFFNRMWDELDLKDTVSHAVNISGLGLNATRKKVNKFLTMLQFSEMDLSKVIGNLSGGQQARVALAKCLLSGAAVIILDEPTNHLDLTSIQVMEQALIHFPGAVVTVSHDRFFIDKIATKMLTFDPELGISEQSV, from the coding sequence TTGAGCGTAATTCGTATGGAGAATGTAACTAAGAAATATGAAGACACATTGATTTTTCGGGATATTTATTTTCGGGTGAGCAAAGGGGAACGGATTGGTCTTATTGGACGAAACGGAGCCGGTAAATCGACTGTTTTCAAGCTGATTATGGGTAAAGAGGAGCCTACAGCTGGAAAAGTGGAACTGGACCCTCAGGTTAAGATAAGTTATTTCTCTCAATTCTCGGAACTGAGCGGAGGTTTGTCTGTTCAACAGGAGCTAGAATTATGCTTCGAGCAGGTTGCACTTATCGAACGGGAACTACAGGAAATAGGGGGGAAGCTAGGCCAAGTAACGGATGATGCCCAGATGGATCAACTATTAGAGCGCCAAGCAGAGCTATTTGAACAAATGGAGCATTTAGATGGTTGGAATGTTTCTGTTGAAATTGACACGGTTCTAACCAAGTTGGGGTTCGATGATAGATCGCGTAATCAGCCTGTCGGTGAGTTGTCCGGAGGTTGGAGGAATCGCGCCGCACTAGCGAAGGTTCTAATCGAGATGCCCGATGTTGTATTGCTCGATGAGCCGACTAACTTTTTGGATTTAGAAGGTCTGGTATGGTTAGAGCAGTGGTTACACCGCTTCAATGGAGCGATGATTCTAGTGTCGCATGATCGGCAGTTCATCGATAGAGTCGTTACGCGAACGATTGAGATTGAGAACTACCATTTTCAAGAATACGAAGGTAATTATACCGATTACATACGGAAGAAGAAGATGCGTAAGAAAGTGTTGGATCGCCAGTTCGAATGGGAGGAAGAACTTCTCATCATGGAGTCCGAAGCTATCGATAACCGTTCCAACAAGAAAACCTCGAAAGACCGATTATCGCGTAAGTTAGCGGATATGAAGAAGCGGGTTGATCCACATCCAGTGAATGTGCTGATCACCGATATTTATGAAAATTTACGTTTCCCAGACAAGCTATGTGAAGTGAAAGGAATCGGACAGACGTATGATGGTCGGTCGATATTTGAGAACATAAGTTTTGATATTCAGAAGGAAGATCGACTGGTCATCGTGGGACCCAATGGAAGCGGGAAGTCCACCCTCATTAAGGTGCTTACGGGGCAAGAACTACCGGATTCCGGCGATGTGATCTGGGAGAGGGGCGTCAGCTACGCCTTTTTCAACCGAATGTGGGATGAGCTTGATCTTAAGGATACCGTTAGCCATGCAGTGAATATTTCTGGACTTGGTTTAAATGCTACTCGGAAGAAAGTGAATAAATTCCTAACGATGCTTCAATTCTCAGAAATGGATCTGAGTAAAGTCATTGGTAATCTATCCGGTGGACAGCAGGCCAGAGTGGCTCTAGCTAAATGCTTGCTCTCAGGAGCTGCGGTCATTATATTGGACGAGCCTACTAATCACTTGGATCTGACAAGTATTCAGGTCATGGAGCAGGCGCTAATCCATTTCCCTGGAGCTGTAGTTACGGTAAGTCATGATCGCTTCTTCATAGATAAAATAGCGACAAAGATGCTCACCTTTGATCCTGAATTGGGGATAAGTGAGCAGAGTGTATAG
- a CDS encoding pyrimidine-nucleoside phosphorylase produces MRMVDLIAKKRDGKELKTEEINFIIEGYTKDEIPDYQMSALAMAIFFQDMTERERADLTMAIVNSGDTIDLSAIEGVKVDKHSTGGVGDTTTLVLAPLVAALDIPVAKMSGRGLGHTGGTIDKLEAIEGFHVEISKEEFVNLVNKDKIAVIGQSGNLTPADKKLYALRDVTATVDSIALIASSIMSKKIAAGSDAIVLDVKTGAGAFMKTVEDAKELAHAMVSIGNNVGRKTMAVISDMSQPLGFAIGNALEVKEAIDTLQGKGPKDLEELCLALGRQMVFLANKASSLEEAEEMLKEVISNGKALNKFKEFIANQGGDPSVVDHPEKLPQAKYLIEVPAKEDGVVAEIVADEIGIAAMLLGAGRATKDSEIDLAVGLMLNKKIGDPVKVGESLVTIHSNRENVNDIMAKIYENIRIGDHSEPAVLIYDIVTE; encoded by the coding sequence ATGAGAATGGTCGATCTTATTGCAAAAAAACGTGATGGTAAAGAACTGAAGACAGAGGAAATCAATTTCATTATAGAAGGTTATACGAAAGACGAGATTCCAGATTATCAAATGAGTGCCTTGGCGATGGCGATCTTTTTCCAAGATATGACGGAGCGGGAACGCGCTGATTTGACAATGGCGATCGTAAATTCAGGCGATACAATTGATTTGTCGGCGATTGAAGGCGTTAAGGTAGATAAGCACTCCACAGGCGGTGTTGGCGATACGACTACATTGGTCCTTGCTCCACTTGTTGCTGCTCTGGATATCCCAGTGGCGAAGATGTCAGGTCGTGGATTGGGTCATACTGGAGGCACAATTGATAAATTGGAGGCCATTGAAGGGTTCCACGTGGAAATTAGTAAAGAGGAATTCGTGAACTTGGTCAATAAGGATAAAATTGCGGTCATCGGACAATCAGGAAATCTTACACCTGCAGATAAGAAGCTGTATGCTCTTCGTGACGTAACTGCAACAGTCGATTCGATAGCACTCATTGCTAGTTCTATTATGAGTAAGAAAATTGCTGCTGGATCTGATGCGATTGTCCTGGATGTGAAGACAGGCGCAGGTGCATTTATGAAGACTGTAGAAGACGCCAAGGAACTGGCACATGCTATGGTTAGTATCGGCAATAATGTGGGTCGTAAAACGATGGCCGTCATCTCTGATATGAGCCAGCCTCTTGGTTTTGCTATTGGAAATGCGCTCGAAGTGAAAGAAGCGATTGATACATTACAAGGTAAAGGGCCTAAAGACTTGGAAGAGTTGTGTCTTGCCTTGGGTCGTCAAATGGTGTTCTTAGCGAATAAAGCAAGCTCGCTTGAAGAAGCAGAAGAAATGCTAAAAGAAGTTATAAGTAATGGTAAGGCCTTGAATAAATTCAAAGAATTTATCGCTAATCAAGGTGGCGATCCGTCGGTAGTAGATCATCCCGAGAAATTGCCACAAGCGAAATATCTAATTGAAGTACCTGCTAAAGAAGACGGTGTTGTAGCTGAGATTGTAGCGGATGAGATTGGTATTGCTGCTATGTTGTTAGGTGCTGGACGGGCGACGAAAGATTCAGAAATCGATCTAGCCGTAGGCCTAATGCTAAACAAAAAAATTGGTGATCCTGTAAAAGTGGGAGAATCCTTGGTAACCATTCATTCTAATCGTGAAAATGTAAATGACATAATGGCTAAAATTTATGAAAATATCCGTATCGGAGACCATTCGGAGCCAGCTGTCCTTATCTATGATATCGTAACAGAATAG
- the deoD gene encoding purine-nucleoside phosphorylase, whose translation MSTHIGAKQGEIAETVLLPGDPLRAKFIAETYLEDVICYNQVRGMLGFTGTYQGKRISVQGTGMGVPSISIYVNELIQEYGVKNLVRVGTCGAMQESVHVREVILAQASCTDSSVNRHVFGGYDFSPIASFSLLKAAYERGLAKGLKMHVGNVFCSDTFYRDDKSIVEKLMGHGVLGVEMESTALYTLAAKYSVNALTILTVSDHLLTGEETTSEERQSTFNDMMEVALDTVISL comes from the coding sequence ATGAGTACACATATCGGAGCTAAACAAGGTGAAATTGCAGAAACAGTATTATTACCAGGAGATCCCCTACGGGCTAAATTTATAGCAGAGACGTACTTGGAAGATGTCATTTGCTACAATCAGGTTCGAGGTATGTTAGGTTTCACGGGTACTTATCAAGGCAAGAGAATTTCCGTGCAGGGAACGGGGATGGGAGTTCCTTCAATTAGTATTTACGTGAACGAACTCATTCAAGAATATGGTGTGAAGAACTTGGTTCGTGTGGGTACTTGTGGCGCTATGCAGGAGAGTGTTCACGTTCGTGAAGTCATTCTAGCTCAGGCGTCGTGTACTGATTCCAGTGTGAATCGCCATGTATTTGGTGGCTATGATTTCTCCCCGATTGCTAGTTTCTCACTGCTAAAGGCAGCATATGAACGTGGTTTAGCAAAAGGTTTGAAAATGCATGTAGGTAACGTCTTCTGTTCAGATACCTTCTATAGAGATGACAAATCGATTGTCGAGAAACTAATGGGTCACGGTGTCTTGGGCGTGGAAATGGAATCAACTGCTTTATATACATTGGCAGCGAAGTACAGTGTTAATGCCCTAACTATCTTGACTGTGAGTGACCACTTATTGACTGGGGAAGAGACAACTTCAGAAGAACGACAAAGCACTTTCAACGACATGATGGAAGTAGCACTTGATACAGTTATTTCTCTGTAA
- the deoB gene encoding phosphopentomutase, translating to MTPFKRIHLIVMDSVGIGEAPDAAQFDDFDVDTLGHIARECGGLEMPNMAKLGLSNIKEIQGVPKADQPLAYYTKMQEASSGKDTMTGHWEMMGLRIDTPFRVFENGFPDALITQIEEKTGRKVIGNKPASGTEIMVELGEEHVKTGALIVYTSADSVLQIAAHEDVVPLKELYEICEFCREITLEDPYMLGRIIARPFVGEVGEFKRTSNRHDYALKPFSPTVMNTLKDANYDVIALGKISDIFDGEGVTQVVRTVSNSDGMDKFIATFDESFKGFSFLNLVDFDALYGHRRDPSGYGQALEDYDTRLPEVFAKMTEDDLLIITADHGNDPTYRGTDHTREYVPLLVYSPRFKQGHALPLRDTFADIGATIAENFEVTMPQYGTSFLSDLK from the coding sequence ATGACACCATTTAAACGGATACACCTCATTGTTATGGACTCGGTAGGTATTGGAGAAGCACCAGATGCTGCGCAATTCGATGATTTTGATGTTGATACTTTAGGACATATTGCCCGTGAATGCGGAGGGCTGGAAATGCCCAATATGGCTAAACTTGGGTTATCCAATATTAAGGAAATCCAAGGCGTGCCTAAAGCCGATCAACCCCTTGCTTATTACACGAAGATGCAAGAAGCATCCAGTGGCAAAGATACAATGACAGGACACTGGGAAATGATGGGTTTGCGTATTGATACACCATTTCGTGTCTTCGAGAATGGTTTCCCTGATGCATTAATTACTCAGATTGAAGAGAAAACCGGCCGTAAAGTCATTGGGAATAAGCCAGCCAGTGGAACAGAAATTATGGTGGAACTTGGAGAAGAGCATGTAAAGACAGGCGCTTTAATAGTGTATACATCTGCGGATTCAGTACTTCAAATCGCTGCACATGAAGACGTCGTGCCTTTAAAGGAATTATATGAGATTTGTGAATTTTGTAGAGAGATCACGTTAGAAGATCCGTATATGCTGGGCAGAATCATCGCCAGACCCTTCGTTGGTGAAGTAGGTGAATTCAAACGTACATCTAATCGTCATGACTATGCGTTGAAGCCTTTCAGTCCCACAGTCATGAATACACTCAAGGATGCCAATTATGATGTCATTGCTCTCGGCAAAATCTCAGATATTTTTGACGGTGAAGGGGTCACTCAAGTCGTTCGTACCGTTTCTAATTCAGATGGTATGGATAAATTCATTGCGACTTTTGATGAATCATTCAAGGGGTTCAGCTTCTTAAATCTAGTCGATTTTGATGCGTTATATGGTCATCGCCGAGATCCAAGTGGGTATGGACAAGCATTAGAAGACTATGATACCCGCTTACCGGAAGTGTTCGCCAAGATGACTGAAGATGATCTTCTGATCATCACTGCAGATCATGGTAATGATCCTACCTATCGCGGAACGGACCATACTCGTGAATATGTGCCGCTATTAGTCTATTCTCCGCGGTTTAAGCAAGGTCATGCACTACCTTTACGGGATACCTTCGCGGATATTGGCGCAACTATTGCAGAGAACTTTGAAGTTACGATGCCGCAGTATGGTACCAGCTTTTTATCGGATTTGAAATAA
- a CDS encoding NupC/NupG family nucleoside CNT transporter, with amino-acid sequence MRYLLVILGLLIVFGLSYFASNNKRKIRYRPLIVMIILQVILAAVLLNTVLGSFFIKGISSAFEKLLEYAGVGVDFVFGGILNEGQFSFFISVLLPIVFISALIGVLQYIKVLPFIIKYIGLILSKVNGMGKLESYNAVASAILGQSEVFISVKKQIGLLPKHRLYTLCASAMSTVSMSIVGSYMAIIDPKYVVTALVLNLFGGFIITSILNPYIVGEEEDILEVQEEEKQSFFEMLGEYIMDGFKVAVVVAAMLIGFVALIAMINGLFNGIFGVSFQQLLGYIFAPFAFVMGVPWKEAVDAGSIMATKMVSNEFVAMLELSKNTELSARTTGIVSVFLVSFANFSSIGIIAGAVKGLNEKQGNVVARFGMKLIYGATLVSVLSAIIAGLFI; translated from the coding sequence ATGAGATACTTACTCGTTATACTTGGATTACTAATTGTTTTTGGACTTTCTTACTTCGCCAGTAACAATAAAAGGAAGATTCGATATCGGCCCTTAATTGTTATGATTATCTTACAAGTCATTTTAGCCGCTGTGTTGTTAAATACGGTTTTAGGGTCTTTCTTCATTAAAGGCATTTCAAGTGCCTTCGAAAAATTGTTGGAGTATGCAGGCGTTGGTGTTGACTTTGTATTTGGCGGGATTCTCAATGAAGGACAATTCTCGTTCTTTATATCGGTGTTATTGCCGATTGTGTTTATTTCAGCCCTCATTGGTGTTCTGCAGTACATCAAAGTCTTGCCCTTTATAATTAAATATATTGGCCTTATACTTAGTAAGGTGAATGGCATGGGTAAGTTGGAGTCGTACAATGCGGTTGCCTCAGCAATTCTGGGACAATCCGAGGTATTCATTTCTGTCAAAAAGCAAATCGGTTTGTTACCGAAACATCGTCTCTATACGTTGTGTGCTTCGGCGATGTCTACCGTTTCCATGTCTATTGTAGGATCATATATGGCAATCATAGATCCTAAATATGTAGTAACCGCACTTGTTCTTAACTTGTTTGGCGGATTTATTATTACTTCTATCCTCAACCCTTATATTGTCGGGGAAGAAGAGGATATTCTAGAGGTACAGGAAGAAGAGAAACAATCGTTTTTTGAAATGCTTGGGGAATATATCATGGACGGCTTCAAAGTGGCTGTTGTGGTAGCAGCCATGTTGATTGGTTTCGTGGCTTTGATTGCCATGATTAACGGGCTTTTTAATGGTATATTCGGCGTGTCGTTTCAACAATTACTCGGTTACATTTTTGCACCCTTTGCTTTTGTTATGGGTGTTCCATGGAAAGAAGCGGTTGACGCGGGGAGCATTATGGCAACGAAAATGGTGTCCAATGAGTTCGTCGCCATGCTCGAGCTTAGCAAGAACACCGAGCTATCCGCACGAACTACTGGAATTGTGTCCGTATTCCTTGTCTCGTTTGCGAATTTCTCGTCTATCGGTATTATTGCAGGTGCAGTAAAGGGTCTGAATGAGAAGCAAGGGAATGTTGTGGCTCGCTTTGGTATGAAATTAATATATGGAGCAACGTTAGTTAGTGTCCTGTCTGCAATCATAGCTGGACTATTTATATGA
- a CDS encoding cytidine deaminase, translated as MKEQLIKEAIEARKHAHIPYSHFAVGAALLTGSKRIYTGCNIENASFGLTNCAERTAIFKAVSEGEHTIEAIAVVADTEGPVSPCGACRQVLSEFCDENTKIYLTNLHGNTEEWTMAQLLPGAFQSKDMNK; from the coding sequence TTGAAGGAACAGTTGATTAAAGAGGCAATAGAAGCACGCAAGCATGCTCATATCCCTTATTCACATTTTGCAGTTGGAGCAGCTTTATTGACGGGAAGCAAGCGAATCTACACAGGCTGTAATATTGAGAATGCTTCTTTTGGATTAACTAATTGTGCAGAACGAACAGCTATTTTTAAAGCGGTCTCAGAAGGAGAACATACTATTGAGGCGATTGCAGTGGTAGCGGACACCGAAGGTCCCGTCTCCCCATGTGGAGCTTGCCGTCAAGTGTTGTCGGAATTTTGTGATGAGAATACCAAGATTTATTTAACGAATCTGCATGGAAATACAGAAGAATGGACTATGGCGCAGCTTTTGCCGGGAGCATTCCAATCTAAGGATATGAATAAATAA